From a region of the Arachis ipaensis cultivar K30076 chromosome B09, Araip1.1, whole genome shotgun sequence genome:
- the LOC107619283 gene encoding F-box/kelch-repeat protein At3g23880-like, whose product MRRGPIHDDDDDHHDAAVARKGRVVTATGGWPELIRCTTTTPPPSRLPPILLDELIEEILLRIPARSLVRLRDRICSSWRTLISSSQFAKQHLRRSTTVDPTLTPPLIAYYCIGYACPTIGVFSVPSPVENPPHEPTKVVPYKGRRPRSIIDSCNGLLCLYNVERDDGGLRHGAMLWNPCIGSTSQPVEIGGPLSVSGFGYDHVNDKYKLFGRVYKKSGEYVSRIITFGPNITWRTIEDFSCSMPSPHGTFSLVSSVGIFVNGTGTLNWIFHDCFRYVVVRSLDLVKETYNQFPLPDRDLDDDCFMSPHLCILRGCLAACYENKRTHWTVWLMKEYGVPQSWTKLVVIPHHPLLVNPLAGSPLQPIYIFKNNVLLAKAPNHKFVLLNLNDGSIDFPNIDSSNDGMPKLRPLSKGLSSRNFQLCHESLVSPSHLGLQSCSSEMRLVKPSL is encoded by the coding sequence ATGAGGAGGGGTCCgattcatgatgatgatgatgatcatcaTGATGCTGCTGTTGCGAGGAAGGGGAGGGTGGTCACAGCCACCGGGGGTTGGCCGGAACTGATCCGCTGTACCACGACAACACCACCGCCTTCACGGCTTCCGCCTATCCTTCTGGACGAGCTTATAGAGGAAATACTGCTGAGGATTCCGGCGAGGTCTCTTGTTCGATTGAGGGACAGAATCTGCAGTTCATGGAGAACCCTAATTTCCAGTTCCCAATTCGCCAAGCAGCACCTTCGACGTTCAACGACGGTGGATCCAACCTTGACCCCCCCACTTATTGCCTACTATTGCATTGGCTACGCATGCCCGACAATAGGAGTTTTCTCCGTGCCATCTCCGGTGGAGAACCCTCCCCATGAACCCACTAAAGTAGTTCCCTATAAGGGACGACGCCCCCGCTCCATCATTGACTCTTGCAATGGATTACTTTGCTTGTATAATGTAGAGCGTGACGACGGAGGATTGCGCCATGGTGCCATGCTGTGGAACCCCTGCATCGGATCCACATCTCAGCCGGTTGAAATCGGAGGTCCCTTATCCGTTAGCGGATTTGGTTATGATCATGTGAATGACAAGTACAAGCTTTTCGGGAGAGTATATAAGAAATCAGGCGAATATGTCAGCAGAATTATCACATTCGGCCCAAATATTACCTGGAGAACAATTGAGGATTTCTCATGTAGCATGCCTAGCCCACACGGGACGTTTTCTCTGGTATCGTCTGTTGGGATTTTTGTGAATGGCACTGGCACTCTTAATTGGATTTTTCACGATTGTTTTAGGTATGTCGTGGTTCGTTCCCTTGACTTGGTGAAAGAGACTTATAATCAGTTTCCCCTTCCCGATAGGGATTTAGATGATGATTGCTTTATGAGTCCCCATTTGTGTATCTTGAGGGGCTGCCTTGCTGCTTGTTATGAGAATAAGAGAACTCATTGGACTGTCTGGCTGATGAAGGAGTATGGAGTCCCTCAATCTTGGACTAAATTGGTCGTAATCCCCCACCACCCGCTACTCGTTAATCCACTGGCAGGCTCTCCATTACAGCCAATCTACATATTCAAAAATAATGTTCTTCTGGCAAAAGCTCCCAATCACAAGTTTGTTTTGTTGAACTTGAATGATGGCAGCATAGATTTTCCTAATATTGACAGCTCAAATGATGGCATGCCCAAACTTCGTCCTTTGTCGAAGGGTTTAAGTTCAAGGAACTTTCAACTATGTCATGAAAGCTTAGTTTCACCCTCACACCTTGGTCTTCAAAGTTGCTCATCTGAAATGCGCTTGGTTAAGCCAAGCCTATAA